The following proteins come from a genomic window of Anopheles ziemanni chromosome 3, idAnoZiCoDA_A2_x.2, whole genome shotgun sequence:
- the LOC131286876 gene encoding uncharacterized protein DDB_G0271670, translating into MPSKKKKYNARFPAGRIKKIMQTDEEVGKVAQAVPVIISRTLELFVESLLTKTLKVTNARNAKTLSPSHMKQCIISESRFDFLRDLVKNIPDIGINEDLSGSEAGYGAEGTSPASTSTSSSSVSFSNGGNPAVGGTFHHQQHYDSPTMLQRSESYSPASATSMVGQNSHHHPKRQASVSQTASLNFYKEIPLEGTSSPPPPKLTRLNSAPAGGAPATTVPRLPFKIDILPNLPPAGTTPSTASKHTTIGAITPQISYKFERLSSSSASSPTAATTLEPVIKLDYSNVKLPASSSATSSSTRGSTTIQPTIKIDLSSLATASFTTTDGSTPTTPKHLATSGGSSSSSSSSKHQHHATTSSSSSSTPATTPIIQSPLSAAPPIYSAMSSTIPGMDEDYDDI; encoded by the exons ATGccatcgaagaagaaaaagtacaACGCACGATTTCCAGCG GGTCGCATCAAGAAGATAATGCAAACGGATGAAGAAGTGGGAAAAGTGGCACAAGCGGTTCCGGTCATAATCT CTAGGACATTGGAACTGTTCGTCGAGTCGTTGCTAACGAAAACGCTGAAAGTCACAAATGCGCGCAACGCAAAGACGCTGTCCCCGTCGCACATGAAGCAGTGCATCATCTCGGAGAGCCGGTTCGACTTTTTGCGCGATCTGGTGAAAAACATCCCGGACATCGGTATCAACGAGGATCTGTCCGGCTCGGAGGCCGGCTATGGTGCTGAGGGAACCTCTCCCGCATCCACATCGAcctcctcgtcgtcggtgTCGTTCTCGAACGGTGGTAACCCAGCGGTGGGGGGCACCTTCCATCATCAACAGCACTACGATAGCCCCACCATGCTCCAGCGGTCCGAATCGTACTCGCCAGCGTCAGCAACAAGCATGGTTGGCCAAAACAGCCATCATCACCCGAAGCGCCAAGCGAGTGTCAGTCAAACGGCAAGTTTAAACTTCTACAAAGAAATACCACTGGAGGGAACGAGCAGCCCGCCACCGCCCAAGTTGACCCGCCTCAACTCCGCCCCAGCCGGGGGCGCTCCGGCGACGACGGTTCCCCGTTTGCCGTTTAAAATCGATATCCTACCAAATCTCCCGCCGGCCGGCACGACGCCCAGCACGGCGAGCAAACACACCACCATCGGTGCCATCACACCCCAAATAAGCTACAAATTTGAGCgactgtcgtcgtcgtcggcgtcgtcgcCCACCGCGGCCACCACGCTCGAGCCGGTGATTAAGCTCGACTATTCCAATGTTAAGCTACCCGCCTCCTCGTCCGCGACGTCATCCTCGACCCGGGGGTCCACTACCATCCAGCCAACGATCAAAATTGATCTCAGCAGTCTCGCAACGGCATCCTTTACGACAACGGATGGAAGTACTCCGAccactccgaagcacttggcCACCTCCGGggggagcagcagcagcagcagtagtagcaaGCACCAGCACCACGCAACAACAtcatcctcgtcctcgtcgaccCCCGCCACGACTCCCATCATCCAAAGTCCGCtatcagcagcaccaccaaTTTACTCGGCAATGTCCTCCACCATACCCGGCATGGATGAAGATTATGACGATATTTAA